The following proteins are encoded in a genomic region of Roseisolibacter agri:
- a CDS encoding ABC transporter permease, whose product MRILDRLLALLEGVVIAVDAIRANKVRAGLTILGIAVGVFVVTIMSAAVHGINSGVSKAIAAAGPTTFFVTKWPGELVSCNGSADSCPWRRFPPLTIDQARGIEGLSSVKLVVSQIGSSTPVKYADRDLPSVGLNAYTPGWLEVEGGALVDGRDFTAAENDAAAPVVLINGKLRERLFGDGGAIGKEIRLGGQQFTVIGVFEPIATAFDSGEKGRLYMPFETAKRRLDVGVNWMQMTVKPRDGVTRDVAMDEVLGLLRTERRLRPGDANNFHISTPEKILEMYNKVVGAFFLVMIVLSAVGLIVGGVGVVAIMMISVTERTREIGVRKALGATKAIILWQFLVEAATLTGIGAVIGLVLGTGIAAVMRNMTPIEAAVPPTAVVAALVASAFTGIAFGMLPAIRAARLDPVDALRYE is encoded by the coding sequence ATGCGCATCCTCGACCGTCTGCTCGCCCTGCTGGAGGGCGTCGTCATCGCCGTCGACGCGATCCGCGCCAACAAGGTGCGCGCGGGGCTGACGATCCTCGGCATCGCCGTCGGCGTGTTCGTCGTCACGATCATGTCGGCCGCGGTGCACGGCATCAACAGCGGCGTCTCCAAGGCGATCGCCGCCGCCGGCCCGACGACCTTCTTCGTCACCAAGTGGCCGGGGGAGCTGGTGAGCTGCAACGGCTCCGCCGACTCGTGCCCGTGGCGCCGCTTCCCGCCGCTCACCATCGACCAGGCGCGCGGGATCGAGGGGCTGTCGAGCGTGAAGCTGGTGGTGTCGCAGATCGGATCGTCGACGCCGGTGAAGTACGCCGACCGCGACCTGCCGAGCGTGGGGCTGAACGCCTACACGCCGGGGTGGCTGGAGGTGGAGGGCGGCGCGCTGGTGGACGGTCGCGACTTCACCGCCGCGGAGAACGACGCCGCCGCGCCCGTGGTGCTGATCAACGGCAAGCTGCGCGAGCGGCTGTTCGGCGACGGCGGCGCGATCGGCAAGGAGATCCGGCTCGGCGGCCAGCAGTTCACCGTCATCGGCGTGTTCGAGCCCATCGCGACGGCGTTCGACTCGGGCGAGAAGGGGCGCCTCTACATGCCCTTCGAGACGGCGAAGCGGCGCCTCGACGTCGGCGTGAACTGGATGCAGATGACCGTCAAGCCGCGCGACGGCGTGACGCGCGACGTGGCGATGGACGAGGTGCTCGGCCTGCTCCGCACGGAGCGCCGGCTGCGCCCGGGCGACGCGAACAACTTCCACATCTCGACGCCCGAGAAGATCCTCGAGATGTACAACAAGGTCGTGGGCGCCTTCTTCCTGGTGATGATCGTCCTCTCCGCGGTGGGGCTGATCGTCGGCGGCGTGGGCGTGGTGGCGATCATGATGATCTCGGTCACCGAGCGCACCCGCGAGATCGGCGTGCGCAAGGCGCTGGGCGCCACGAAGGCGATCATCCTCTGGCAGTTCCTCGTCGAGGCGGCGACGCTGACGGGCATCGGCGCCGTGATCGGGCTCGTGCTCGGCACCGGCATCGCGGCCGTGATGCGCAACATGACGCCCATCGAGGCGGCCGTCCCGCCCACCGCAGTCGTCGCCGCCCTGGTCGCCAGCGCCTTCACCGGCATCGCGTTCGGCATGCTGCCCGCCATCCGCGCGGCGCGGCTGGATCCGGTGGATGCGCTGAGATACGAATGA